The genomic DNA CACCTATAGGAAGAGATAGAAGCCACTGAAatcaagacaagaaagctcCTTACAATGCCTGGAGGATTTCACCCCAAATCCAGCATCCCGAGACTATACACTAAGCGGAATGAAGGAGGTCGAGGACTAGTGAGCGTCAGAGCCACTATCCAGGATGAGACAACAAAGATCCAAGACTACATCAGGAAGATGGCCCCAAGTTATGAAGTGCTTAACGAATACCTCAGGCAGCAGAATCCTGTGagggaagaagaacaggagcaggaaccgTCATGGAAGGACAAGCCCCTGCACGGCATGTATCACCGTCAAATAGAGGAAGTGGCTGACATCGAGAAGTCCTACCAGTGGCTGGACAAGGCCGGATcaaaggacagcacagaggcactgataatggcagcacaggaacaggccctgagtacaAGATCAGTAGAGGCCAAGGTCTACCACACCAGGCAGGACCCCaggtgcaggctgtgcaaaGATGCCCCTGAGACAGTCCAGCACAGGaacagcagggtgtaagacAGTAGGGGGCAGGGCGTACAAGGAACGCTATGACCAAGTGGCTGGCATagtatacagaaacatctgtgccaagtatgaactggaagtcacaaggtcaaaatgggaaacaccCCCAGGTCATGGAGGACAACAGGGCTAAGATCCTGTGGGActtccagatacagactgacaagctggTTATGGCTAATCAACCGGACATAGTAGTGGTGGACAAGCAGGAGAAGAGAGCCATAGTGATAGACATAGCAGTCCCAagcgaggtgtgtgtgtgtgtgtgtgtgtgtgtgtgtgtgtgtgtatgtatgtatatatgtatatagggAGATGGGGATGAAAGCCAGTAGGCCAAAAACCCAGGGTTAATCTGAATACCCTAACCCTATCAACCTATCAACAAAATTACAATAATTCCCATTTAAATAAATTTCAGACGTTCATGAAacataacttttaaaaaaagaattgcaaatttaaaacaaaaaaactctgtaGTCATCTGTCATTTCTATACCACATCCGGGTTCTTCTTAATCTGCACTTATCAgaagcatgcacacatgtatttAGTACATCAGTATGTTtatcagaaataaaacagacGTAGTGGCACATTGGCCCGCCCCCAGTGCAGCTCTCTACCACTGCATTTGACCTCACTGTGGTCAGAGTCAATATTGTGTTCACAAATATTTAGGAAAAggtatgaaaatgaataaaatttttaaaaaaagctcaAATAGCCTTACCGCTAAAATGGCTTGCTAGTGGTTGCCTTCATTCAGCAACATTTTTATGCTATGTTTGTGTTGGCTCAGAAACACACTAATGTGAATGACTGGACGACATATCTTTGTAACCATTTACAGTCTGAGACTCAAGGTatgattaaaaaatatttaaagcaATAACATCAGAAACTGCACAACCTCAACAGCAATGACCGAACATATGACATGTCTATAGTTGgtacagcaaatgaaaaaatagaCTATCACTCGCCAGAATgatagtatgtatgtgtgtgcgtgtgagtgtgagtgtttggagtgtgggggggggggggggctgatagCAGTTCACACAGCTAACAAtaaacactgatgtgtgtgcacTGTAGAGATGCAGAAAGGAACAACCTTCTTAGACAAATCAAAATAagactgtttatgtttgttattGATGATTATGCCACCCATAGTATATCACTAGCAAATAGGAAACAGATGGCTGTGCATTTAGTTTTTATTCAAAGCAAATCAGCtgcctttttttgtgttcttaaTCATTTCAGGACTGTCGCTATGAGTGGTGTCCATTCATAAACTCAGTGCAGCACTCTTGGGGCTAAGTGAGTTTAAGTATTTTGgtcaaagacaaataaacaaggCCAGGAACTCTAAATAACTACTCTCCATCTCCATCATAGTTCTCTGATTCATCCTATTCCCTTACCACTAAacactgtttttgctgttgttattatttgtttgtttgtttgtttttatgtttaaaacGTTTTTTGATTGCTGGGACTTTTTATGCTAAGCAGTTTGGGGTCAGGACCCCACAGCCAGAATAATGACCACAGGGTGGAGCTGTTGTCCCACAGCACTGGAAGATGTGATATATTTCGCAATACATTGCCACTGGACAGGCCAAAGCTCCTCCTTTCTGACCTCCCCACTGACGTCTGCTAATAGCAAATGGgtgtgagagggaggagaaagagtgagagagagagagagagagagagagagagagagagagagagagaaagggctgAGTTGGGATCATTTTCAGCAACATAAGCTCTGGTCTCAAAGATTCAGCCAGGAAGCAAGTGAAAAGTCAAGAGAGCAAAAGTAAAGCAGAGAGCAAGCAGAGCAAAAGTCATACGCCATTCAGTGATCTACAAGCTCTGCCTAACAGGGGAGTTTCAGAGGATACAGAGTACTACAAAAGAGAGTCagataataaagaaaaagaaaaatggatcCCAACAAGTCATCAAGTGCTCCTCCACCAGGCTGGAATCCAGATGAGAAATCAGCCATGGGACAGCCTGCACCACCACCTTACCAGGACTATCAACAGGGAGTTTACCCAGCTGCCTATCCACCGCCTCAGCCTTATGGAGGAGCCGCCCATCCACCGACTCAGCCTTATGGAGGAGCCCCCTACGGGCAACCCTACCCCCAGGGTCAGGTTCCCCCGGGGCAGTATTCACAGCCTGCTGTTATGGTCCAACCCACCGTCTATGTGGCCAGAGGCCCTCTGCCCAATCCCCTGCCAGATTATCTTGGCTACTCCATTTTTACCATGTTGTGCTGCTGTTTACCATTAGGCATTGCAGCTCTCATTTACTCCATCTCGGTGAGTATGCGCCATATGTAAATCCAGTTATGTGTAAACCATACctaaaactgaaatgttaacCTACCTCTATGTGTGAACTGCaattcatatgaatgtaaacataaataGGCATAAATTCTGACTCTAAATAGTCTCCCTTAACAAGACAAAACCTTAAAAGCTTCAAAATAAGCACTGATTGGAACATGActgattttttgtttgatgAAATTTTTGACATGGCTTGGGATGGCAAAAGGTAACACTTGAATTTCCCATTTGGATAGTCCCAGTTAGTGTTTTAATGTAcatttcttttatatatttgaTCTCTGTGGCTTTTTACAATTGCAATGCTGTTATCCGATAGATTATCACCTGAGACATTTGTATATTAACTGATTCAAAGCTGTGTCCTATTGTCCAAAGTtaagttttgtgttgtttcagga from Chanos chanos chromosome 8, fChaCha1.1, whole genome shotgun sequence includes the following:
- the LOC115817860 gene encoding proline rich transmembrane protein 1B, which gives rise to MDPNKSSSAPPPGWNPDEKSAMGQPAPPPYQDYQQGVYPAAYPPPQPYGGAAHPPTQPYGGAPYGQPYPQGQVPPGQYSQPAVMVQPTVYVARGPLPNPLPDYLGYSIFTMLCCCLPLGIAALIYSISTRDANNQGNQQQAERSSRLARNLNHAALGIGITLVVLWIILVTVARN